One Cardiocondyla obscurior isolate alpha-2009 linkage group LG11, Cobs3.1, whole genome shotgun sequence DNA segment encodes these proteins:
- the LOC139106430 gene encoding uncharacterized protein translates to MNAKRNPQHVSNSYNGGNPGTIGRDSPSALLEVLAEVASQKLHSEKKHINSMLTLQFKSKTASIKRKESCFTVSQLASMPISHLVKQFAIFTSDELKRQYSYACALVPGCHQTYTSFASEEKARACIKNHLEEHLEYLKANKETYDTFVAKSINHKSFKTNLQNKKSRMQQIKKPQETLNKENKDVIFEKSNYLRKLLSNDIIIKENEKQKRFQKLENKEAHDSELRNSEQIDIKVLGDHSYFERLDDKMPNRRETSFNNVPDNTTEEENIVLMVVGADSVHMKEYSHVHKKLAENCQEANIVYSSDKTDINTESNVEVCTTTKPKGKAKFIGTSKEEREMALAYIERIKKKGNPSGNNLQCRICDPPRSFTAPTTLVSHYRSHAGIKPYECRICKAVFTRRHSLKYHMLIHQNQTRFTCKDCGKKFRHPSHFREHQRRHTGEAPFGCDDCGQRFKTRNTYKRHLKTRHNKILTTFGEVLHPPEEDVQKVRTNRKRKECAPEITMSFNDIASDPIVKFANHDEAQDITNTIEEYTLKGDVDNNRNWETNNIIHIDNFEICSESQLNKTDGIETEIAIDCKDSDRENSNVNVEYINGIENGLLQLKDSFYDNLRVTNNEENHIIYQHSLEDRDKIYECNDEVTCKSKIDEEKKNMVEEINTDYPEEQDESNLQVLRNSAHDYYKEICDSDAQEQDVIYRDLQTEQIEATNFDKDDQKCDEHIIIQDDVANEKSSNDLNIEITEDPGNNIFCAQIIYDNINILQPFDEVNEEISENQNILQENECITQSVATDVVEILNVSPKDSVEANQETDQQQSQYLYIRSEQLSKLITENKYVTIPLHQIKLCRDHGLQAKVDNQRSIYIINEDIRTIIKQSEKQNTILVLSSDNFKNSVFQIDKNSIIVKALKR, encoded by the exons ATGAACGCCAAAAGAAATCCGCAGCATGTGTCAAACTCGTACAACGGAGGAAATCCTG GTACTATAGGAAGGGATAGTCCATCAGCGTTGTTAGAAGTACTTGCGGAAGTCGCGTCGCAAAAATTGCATTCTGAAAAGAAGCATATTAATTCTATGCTTACTCTGCAATTCAAATCGAAAACAGCAAGTATCAAACGGAAAGAGTCGTGCTTTACTGTATCTCAGCTAGCATCTATGCCTATTTCACATCTTGTTAAGCAATTTGCCATTTTTACAAGTGATGAGCTCAAAAGACAATACTCTTATGCCTGTGCATTAGTACCTGGTTGCCATCAGACATATACCAGTTTTGCCAGTGAAGAAAAGGCGAGAGCATGCATTAAAAATCATTTAGAGGAGCATTTAGAATATTTGAAAGCAAATAAAGAAACTT ATGATACATTTGTAGCAAAAAGtataaatcataaaagttTCAAGACTAATCtacaaaataagaaaagtcGGATGCAACAGATTAAAAAACCTCAAGAAACGTTAAATAAGGAAAATAAGGATGTGATATTTGAAAAATCCAATTATTTACGTAAACTACTTTCgaacgatattattattaaagaaaatgagaagCAAAAACGTTTTCAAAAACTGGAAAATAAGGAAGCACACGATTCTGAATTGAGGAATTCTGAACAAATAGATATTAAGGTTCTCGGTGACCATAGTTATTTTGAACGACTAGATGATAAGATGCCTAACAGAAGAGAAACGTCTTTTAATAATGTCCCTGATAATACAACAGAGGAAGAAAAC attgtcCTAATGGTTGTTGGTGCCGATAGTGTACATATGAAAGAATATTCACACGTTCATAAAAAATTAGCTGAAAACTGTCAAGAAGCTAATATTGTTTATTCATCAG ATAAAACTGATATCAACACAGAATCAAATGTAGAGGTATGTACGACTACCAAGCCTAAAGGAAAAGCAAAGTTTATTGGCACAAGCAAAGAAGAAAGGGAAATGGCATTGGCATACATAGAGCGTATTAAGAAAAAGGGTAATCCTTCAGGGAACAATCTTCAATGTCGCATTTGCGATCCACCTCGTAGTTTTACAGCGCCTACAACTTTAGTGTCACATTATCGGAGTCATGCTGGGATAAAGCCGTATGAATGTCGAATATGTAAGGCGGTTTTTACGAGAAGGCATAGCTTGAAATACCATATGTTGATTCATCAAAATCAAACGCGTTTTACATGCAAGGATTGCGGAAAAAAATTCAGACATCCGTCTCACTTTAGGGAACATCAACGTAGGCATACTGGAGAAGCACCGTTTGGATGTGATGACTGTGGGCAACg gtttaaAACCAGAAACACTTATAAACGTCATTTAAAAACACGACACAATAAAATCCTTACTACGTTTGGTGAAGTCTTGCATCCACCGGAAGAAGACGTTCAAAAAGTTCGAACtaatcgaaaaagaaaagaatgtgCTCCAGAAATTACGATGAGTTTTAATGACATTGCGTCTGATCCAATTGTAAAATTTGCAAACCATGACGAAGCGCAAGATATTACAAACACTATAGAAGAATATACTCTCAAAGGGGATGTCGATAACAACAGAAATTGGGAGACAAACAATATAATTCATATTGATAATTTTGAGATTTGCTCGGAATCTCAATTGAATAAGACTGATGGCATAGAGACTGAAATAGCTATAGATTGTAAAGATTCCGATAGAGAGAATAGTAATGTCAATGTGGAGTATATTAACGGTATTGAAAATGGCCTGTTGCAATTAAAAGACtctttttacgataatttaaGAGTAActaataatgaagaaaatcatattatttatCAGCACAGCCTCGAAGACCGggataaaatttatgaatgtaATGATGAAGTAACTTGTAAAAGTAAGAtagacgaagaaaaaaaaaatatggtgGAGGAGATAAACACAGATTATCCAGAAGAACAAGACGAAAGTAATTTACAAGTGTTACGGAATTCTGCACACGATTATTATAAGGAAATATGCGATAGTGATGCACAAGAACAAGACGTAATATACAGGGATTTACAAACAGAGCAAATAGAAGCCACAAATTTCGATAAGGATGATCAAAAATGTGATGAACACATCATTATACAGGACGATGTTGCGAATGAAAAATCTAgtaatgatttaaatattgaaattacaGAAGATCCGGGAAATAACATTTTCTGCGCGCAAATCATATAtgacaatattaatattttgcagcCGTTCGATGAAGTTAATGAAGAGAtttcagaaaatcaaaatatattacaagaaAACGAATGCATAACTCAATCTGTGGCGACAGATGTGGTGGAAATTTTGAATGTCTCTCCGAAAGATTCTGTCGAGGCGAATCAAGAAACCGATCAACAGCAAAGTCAGTATTTGTACATTCGGTCCGAACagttaagtaaattaattactgaGAATAAATATGTAACCATACCGCTACATCAGATCAAGTTGTGCCGCGATCATGGGTTGCAAGCAAAAGTGGACAACCAGAGATCGATATACATTATAAATGAAGATATACgaacaattataaaacaatctGAGAAACAAAATACGATTTTGGTTTTATCTAGTGATAATTTCAAGAATAGCGTTTTTCAAATTGACAAGAATAGTATTATTGTCAAAGCGCTAAAGAGATAG
- the Mdu gene encoding uncharacterized protein Mdu isoform X1, which translates to MIISGDDVVVVARRRASRSDKAHEIVPRFEVDAPRAAPELLDKRSSPDPSPLPACAPESPLANTREMETEHRLEQLKKATDRIQKEIEEVTEREHELRNVGSIKTTSHETVDCKVRRMPQALVSGKLKRTTSTPQILEAVSLTSLLPELTPKMTNGVISTRTTPTPLRFATAPSQKGLMHRFLATRGKLYRNRSPSNDKSPPITPTITLNPLSIKAFNRTLDIPLEPDDEPKKPLTRKGYVPVEQKIQKELHDMRERENELRLMRSQMLAKSQPNLLDIINDNDSDIYDGSGSLRSGTSTNTLNEDEVEKEHKGKHKPSPRRRNMLIAQWENLIAAKKESVEVSNEKDGYF; encoded by the exons ATGATAATAAGCGGGGACGACGTCGTCGTAGTGGCCCGCCGGCGCGCCTCGCGATCAGATAAAGCGCACGAAATTGTTCCCCGTTTCGAGGTCGACGCaccgcgcgccgcgccggagCTGCTTGATAAAAGATCCAGTCCGGATCCGTCGCCGTTGCCGGCCTGCGCGCCCGAATCCCCGCTGGCGAACACGCGCGAAATGGAG ACGGAGCATAGACtggagcaattaaaaaaggCGACGGACCGAATACAAAAGGAAATCGAAGAAGTCACTGAGAGGGAACACGAACTACGGAACGTGGGTAGCATTAAAACCACGTCCCACGAAACGGTGGACTGCAAG GTGCGCCGCATGCCACAGGCTTTGGTCTCCGGCAAGTTGAAAAGAACAACGTCTACACCGCAAATACTAGAGGCAGTTAGCTTGACCTCGCTGTTACCGGAGTTGACGCCAAAGATGACGAACGGCGTGATATCTACGCGCACCACGCCGACTCCGCTACGTTTCGCAACTGCACCCAGTCAGAAGGGTCTAATGCACAGGTTCCTAGCTACGCGGGGAAAACTCTACAGAAACCGATCGCCGAGCAATGACAAGAGTCCTCCCATAACGCCCACTATCACGCTCAATCCTCTGAGTATCAAAGCTTTCAATAGGACGTTAGACATACCACTAGAGCCGGACGATGAGCCGAAAAAGCCATTAACGAGAAAAGGATATGTTCCTGTCGAGCAAAAGATTCAAAAGGAGCTGCATGACATgcgagaacgagagaacgaATTGAG ATTAATGAGATCGCAAATGTTGGCGAAATCTCAACCAAATTTATTGGATATAATAAACGATAACGACTCCGATATCTATGATGGCTCTGGTTCTCTCAGAAGCGGTACGTCCACTAATACTTTGAACGAAGATGAAGTTGAGAAAGAACATAAAGGAAAACATAAG cCTAGTCCACGACGTCGTAATATGCTCATTGCGCAATGGGAAAACCTGATAGCTGCTAAGAAAGAATCCGTCGAGGTCAGTAATGAAAAGGACGGCTACTTTTAA
- the Mdu gene encoding uncharacterized protein Mdu isoform X2, translating to MTGHCCNVRFLALLENPFTFLSYTEHRLEQLKKATDRIQKEIEEVTEREHELRNVGSIKTTSHETVDCKVRRMPQALVSGKLKRTTSTPQILEAVSLTSLLPELTPKMTNGVISTRTTPTPLRFATAPSQKGLMHRFLATRGKLYRNRSPSNDKSPPITPTITLNPLSIKAFNRTLDIPLEPDDEPKKPLTRKGYVPVEQKIQKELHDMRERENELRLMRSQMLAKSQPNLLDIINDNDSDIYDGSGSLRSGTSTNTLNEDEVEKEHKGKHKPSPRRRNMLIAQWENLIAAKKESVEVSNEKDGYF from the exons ATGACTGGTCATTGTTGTAACGTGCGATTTCTTGCATTACTGGAAAACCCTTTCACCTTCCTGTCATAC ACGGAGCATAGACtggagcaattaaaaaaggCGACGGACCGAATACAAAAGGAAATCGAAGAAGTCACTGAGAGGGAACACGAACTACGGAACGTGGGTAGCATTAAAACCACGTCCCACGAAACGGTGGACTGCAAG GTGCGCCGCATGCCACAGGCTTTGGTCTCCGGCAAGTTGAAAAGAACAACGTCTACACCGCAAATACTAGAGGCAGTTAGCTTGACCTCGCTGTTACCGGAGTTGACGCCAAAGATGACGAACGGCGTGATATCTACGCGCACCACGCCGACTCCGCTACGTTTCGCAACTGCACCCAGTCAGAAGGGTCTAATGCACAGGTTCCTAGCTACGCGGGGAAAACTCTACAGAAACCGATCGCCGAGCAATGACAAGAGTCCTCCCATAACGCCCACTATCACGCTCAATCCTCTGAGTATCAAAGCTTTCAATAGGACGTTAGACATACCACTAGAGCCGGACGATGAGCCGAAAAAGCCATTAACGAGAAAAGGATATGTTCCTGTCGAGCAAAAGATTCAAAAGGAGCTGCATGACATgcgagaacgagagaacgaATTGAG ATTAATGAGATCGCAAATGTTGGCGAAATCTCAACCAAATTTATTGGATATAATAAACGATAACGACTCCGATATCTATGATGGCTCTGGTTCTCTCAGAAGCGGTACGTCCACTAATACTTTGAACGAAGATGAAGTTGAGAAAGAACATAAAGGAAAACATAAG cCTAGTCCACGACGTCGTAATATGCTCATTGCGCAATGGGAAAACCTGATAGCTGCTAAGAAAGAATCCGTCGAGGTCAGTAATGAAAAGGACGGCTACTTTTAA
- the Mdu gene encoding uncharacterized protein Mdu isoform X3 gives MTEHRLEQLKKATDRIQKEIEEVTEREHELRNVGSIKTTSHETVDCKVRRMPQALVSGKLKRTTSTPQILEAVSLTSLLPELTPKMTNGVISTRTTPTPLRFATAPSQKGLMHRFLATRGKLYRNRSPSNDKSPPITPTITLNPLSIKAFNRTLDIPLEPDDEPKKPLTRKGYVPVEQKIQKELHDMRERENELRLMRSQMLAKSQPNLLDIINDNDSDIYDGSGSLRSGTSTNTLNEDEVEKEHKGKHKPSPRRRNMLIAQWENLIAAKKESVEVSNEKDGYF, from the exons ATG ACGGAGCATAGACtggagcaattaaaaaaggCGACGGACCGAATACAAAAGGAAATCGAAGAAGTCACTGAGAGGGAACACGAACTACGGAACGTGGGTAGCATTAAAACCACGTCCCACGAAACGGTGGACTGCAAG GTGCGCCGCATGCCACAGGCTTTGGTCTCCGGCAAGTTGAAAAGAACAACGTCTACACCGCAAATACTAGAGGCAGTTAGCTTGACCTCGCTGTTACCGGAGTTGACGCCAAAGATGACGAACGGCGTGATATCTACGCGCACCACGCCGACTCCGCTACGTTTCGCAACTGCACCCAGTCAGAAGGGTCTAATGCACAGGTTCCTAGCTACGCGGGGAAAACTCTACAGAAACCGATCGCCGAGCAATGACAAGAGTCCTCCCATAACGCCCACTATCACGCTCAATCCTCTGAGTATCAAAGCTTTCAATAGGACGTTAGACATACCACTAGAGCCGGACGATGAGCCGAAAAAGCCATTAACGAGAAAAGGATATGTTCCTGTCGAGCAAAAGATTCAAAAGGAGCTGCATGACATgcgagaacgagagaacgaATTGAG ATTAATGAGATCGCAAATGTTGGCGAAATCTCAACCAAATTTATTGGATATAATAAACGATAACGACTCCGATATCTATGATGGCTCTGGTTCTCTCAGAAGCGGTACGTCCACTAATACTTTGAACGAAGATGAAGTTGAGAAAGAACATAAAGGAAAACATAAG cCTAGTCCACGACGTCGTAATATGCTCATTGCGCAATGGGAAAACCTGATAGCTGCTAAGAAAGAATCCGTCGAGGTCAGTAATGAAAAGGACGGCTACTTTTAA
- the LOC139106441 gene encoding DNA polymerase beta codes for MGKRKASGNANNPNHDLCDFLLELADYERNVSKNVYKYNAYRKAAETLNTLTERVKSGEEAKKLPGIGVKIAKKIDEFLQTGKLQKLENIKKDENNVAISLLARVSGIGPAKAKELVDVGIKTLEDLKKHQDKLTHHQKLGLKYFDDFEKKIPRAEIAQIEKILKTAIKKLNNSYLVTICGSYRRGKEESGDIDVLVTHPNYTSKTKNEKKKAVSLKTIVECLEEKQLITDTISLGSTKFMGVCRLSEDKSKPYRRLDIRLTFYDHYYCAVLYFTGSDLFNKNVRAHALEKKYTLNEYALKRLTVEGCPGEPEKITCEEDVFKILDLPYKDPKDRNM; via the exons ATGGGGAAAAGGAAAGCTTCAGGCAACGCAAACAATCCAAATCATGATTTATGTGACTTTTTGCTGG AATTAGCGGATTATGAACGTAACGTCAGTAAAAACGTGTACAAATATAATGCATATCGTAAAGCAGCTGAGACGTTGAATACCCTGACAGAGAGAGTTAAGAGCGGTGAAGAGGCAAAAAAGCTACCTGGAATAGGTGTGAAGATTGCTAAGAAAATAGACGAGTTTTTGCAGACTGGAAAACTACAGAAGCTGGAAAAT aTTAAAAAGGATGAGAATAATGTCGCAATTAGTTTGCTAGCTCGGGTATCTGGCATAGGTCCTGCTAAGGCCAAGGAGTTAGTGGACGTTGGTATAAAGACTTTGGAGGATCTCAAAAAGCATCAAGACAAGCTAACACATCATCAGAAATTAggattaaa GTATTTTGATGACTTTGAGAAGAAAATACCCAGAGCAGAAATTGCACAGATAGAGAAAATACTAAAGACAGCCATCAAGAAATTGAATAACTCTTATCTCGTCACTATTTGTGGAAGTTACAGACGCGGCAAAGAAGAGAGTGGAGATATTGATGTCCTTGTAACACATCCTAATTATAcatcaaaaacaaaaaacgagaaaaagaaggctgtatcattaaaaacaattgttgAATGTCTCGAAGAGAAACAGTTGATTACAGATACGATATCACTTGGATCCACTAAGTTTATG GGAGTGTGTCGATTATCGGAGGATAAAAGTAAGCCTTACAGACGATTGGATATACGTCTTACATTTTATGATCACTATTATTGTGCTGTGCTTTATTTCACTGGAAGtgatttgtttaataaaaatgtaagagCACATGcattagaaaagaaatacacTTTGAATGAGTACGCTCTGAAACGTCTCACTGTTGAAG gatGTCCAGGGGAACCTGAAAAAATTACATGCGAAGAGGACGTTTTCAAGATCCTAGATTTACCTTATAAAGATCCAAAAGACAGAAATATGTAA
- the LOC139106431 gene encoding heparan-alpha-glucosaminide N-acetyltransferase isoform X1, with protein sequence MSVINQSDGAKRCLNANATLEVDEACFSILNEFNRSVTFYSRFSECYRCDDVPQATLLPGVNTTLLISTKYPLYIFYKDVYNNCHQTFNFKEHGYYGWNISEENPCPEIYTIREPINSYLPIFAAFMVFVLLTMSFTIGRAIVRVLKGKLSPDNIHNDMEEILQEEEASNSNLVRTNRSSTRIRSIDTFRGIAVLLMIFANNGGGKYTFFNHSAWNGLTVADLVLPWFAWIMGLSITISKRSELRVTNSRGKIILRCLLRALILVLLGLMINSQSHFINTRSLKDLRFPGVLQLLAVSYFVCATIETLFMKTYSQDDVLQFGRFTILRDILNNWPQWLIILAIMTTHTLITFLLPVPNCPTGYLGPGGYNEFGKYYNCTGGAAGYIDRLVFGSHMYSKTNNSVYGTILPHDPEGIMNTMSMILVVYMGVHAGKILLLYYQCNAKVVRWLLWSCITGIIAGSLCQFEKESGLIPVSKKMMSLSFIMTASCFAFLLYAILHILVDNKQYWSGAPFIYAGLNPITLYVGHYLTMGLFPWAWKLSHSTHWSLLAMNLWTTTLWGVIAYWLYLKNIIISV encoded by the exons ATGTCTGTGATAAACCAATCTGATGGAGCTAAACGATGTCTTAATGCTAATGCAACGCTGGAAGTAGATGAAGCATGCTTTAGCATTCTGAATGAGTTTAATAGAtctgttacattttattctcGTTTCTCAGAGTGTTATCGG TGTGATGATGTGCCACAAGCTACTTTGCTACCAGGAGTAAATACAACGCTACTTATATCCACAAAGTAtcctttgtacattttttacaaagaTGTTTACAATAATTGTCA tcaaacgtttaattttaaagaacatGGATATTATGGATGGAATATTTCCGAGGAAAATCCATGCCCTGAGATTTATACAATTCGCGAACCAATTAACAGTTATCTTC cAATATTTGCGGCTTTCATGGTATTCGTTTTGTTAACTATGTCGTTCACCATTGGCAGAGCTATTGTGCGTGTGTTAAAGGGAAAATTGTCGCCGGATAATATACACaat GATATGGAAGAGATACTTCAAGAAGAAGAAGCATCAAATTCTAATTTAGTTAGAACAAACAGATCTAGCACCAGAATTCGTTCGATTGATACATTTCGAGG aatcgCTGTTCTATTAATGATATTCGCCAACAATGGTGGTGGCAAATACACTTTTTTCAATCATAGCGCATGGAATGGTCTGACAGTAGCCGATTTGGTGTTACCTTG GTTTGCATGGATCATGGGATTATCGATTACTATATCAAAACGCTCAGAGCTTCGAGTTACAAATTCGCGTggaaagattattttacgGTGTTTGCTACGCGCACTTATTCTCGTGCTTCTCGGATTGATGATAAATTCGCAAAGTCATTTTATTAACACAAGATCGCTGAAGGATCTTCGATTTCCAGGTGTTCTTCAGCTTTTGGCCGTTTCATACTTTGTGTGCGCCACCATTGAAACCTTGTTTATGAAAACGTATTCTCAG GATGACGTGTTACAGTTCGGTCGATTTACAATACTGCGAGATATCTTGAATAATTGGCCACAGTGGTTGATCATTTTAGCGATTATGACAACGCATACTCTAATCACGTTTCTCCTGCCTGTACCAAACTGTCCAACAGGATACTTAGGACCCGGCGGTTACAATGAATTtggaaaatattacaattgtaCCGGAGGCGCAGCCGGGTACATAGACAGACTTGTGTTTGGCAGTCACATGTATTCTAAAACGAATAATTCCGTTTATGGTACCATCTTACCTCACGATCCCGAAG gTATAATGAACACTATGTCTATGATACTTGTTGTGTACATGGGTGTTCATGccggaaaaattttattactctaCTATCAATGTAACGCTAAAGTGGTACGCTGGCTACTGTGGTCATGTATTACT GGTATTATTGCTGGATCATTGTGCCAATTTGAGAAAGAGTCTGGATTGATACCAGTCAGTAAGAAAATGATGTCACTCTCATTTATCATGACAGCAAGCTGTTTTGCATTCTTATTGTATGCAATCTTGCATATCTTGGTTGACAATAAACAGTATTGGAGTGGCGCGCCATTTATCTATGCAG gcTTAAATCCAATTACTCTTTATGTTGGACATTATCTTACTATGGGTTTGTTCCCATGGGCTTGGAAATTGTCACACTCTACGCATTGGTCATTGCTTGCAATGAATTTGTGGACCACAACTTTATGGGGTGTTATCGCATATTggttgtatttaaaaaatattattatatctgtTTAA
- the LOC139106431 gene encoding heparan-alpha-glucosaminide N-acetyltransferase isoform X2, with protein sequence MSVINQSDGAKRCLNANATLEVDEACFSILNEFNRSVTFYSRFSECYRCDDVPQATLLPGVNTTLLISTKYPLYIFYKDVYNNCHQTFNFKEHGYYGWNISEENPCPEIYTIREPINSYLPIFAAFMVFVLLTMSFTIGRAIVRVLKGKLSPDNIHNDMEEILQEEEASNSNLVRTNRSSTRIRSIDTFRGIAVLLMIFANNGGGKYTFFNHSAWNGLTVADLVLPWFAWIMGLSITISKRSELRVTNSRGKIILRCLLRALILVLLGLMINSQSHFINTRSLKDLRFPGVLQLLAVSYFVCATIETLFMKTYSQFGRFTILRDILNNWPQWLIILAIMTTHTLITFLLPVPNCPTGYLGPGGYNEFGKYYNCTGGAAGYIDRLVFGSHMYSKTNNSVYGTILPHDPEGIMNTMSMILVVYMGVHAGKILLLYYQCNAKVVRWLLWSCITGIIAGSLCQFEKESGLIPVSKKMMSLSFIMTASCFAFLLYAILHILVDNKQYWSGAPFIYAGLNPITLYVGHYLTMGLFPWAWKLSHSTHWSLLAMNLWTTTLWGVIAYWLYLKNIIISV encoded by the exons ATGTCTGTGATAAACCAATCTGATGGAGCTAAACGATGTCTTAATGCTAATGCAACGCTGGAAGTAGATGAAGCATGCTTTAGCATTCTGAATGAGTTTAATAGAtctgttacattttattctcGTTTCTCAGAGTGTTATCGG TGTGATGATGTGCCACAAGCTACTTTGCTACCAGGAGTAAATACAACGCTACTTATATCCACAAAGTAtcctttgtacattttttacaaagaTGTTTACAATAATTGTCA tcaaacgtttaattttaaagaacatGGATATTATGGATGGAATATTTCCGAGGAAAATCCATGCCCTGAGATTTATACAATTCGCGAACCAATTAACAGTTATCTTC cAATATTTGCGGCTTTCATGGTATTCGTTTTGTTAACTATGTCGTTCACCATTGGCAGAGCTATTGTGCGTGTGTTAAAGGGAAAATTGTCGCCGGATAATATACACaat GATATGGAAGAGATACTTCAAGAAGAAGAAGCATCAAATTCTAATTTAGTTAGAACAAACAGATCTAGCACCAGAATTCGTTCGATTGATACATTTCGAGG aatcgCTGTTCTATTAATGATATTCGCCAACAATGGTGGTGGCAAATACACTTTTTTCAATCATAGCGCATGGAATGGTCTGACAGTAGCCGATTTGGTGTTACCTTG GTTTGCATGGATCATGGGATTATCGATTACTATATCAAAACGCTCAGAGCTTCGAGTTACAAATTCGCGTggaaagattattttacgGTGTTTGCTACGCGCACTTATTCTCGTGCTTCTCGGATTGATGATAAATTCGCAAAGTCATTTTATTAACACAAGATCGCTGAAGGATCTTCGATTTCCAGGTGTTCTTCAGCTTTTGGCCGTTTCATACTTTGTGTGCGCCACCATTGAAACCTTGTTTATGAAAACGTATTCTCAG TTCGGTCGATTTACAATACTGCGAGATATCTTGAATAATTGGCCACAGTGGTTGATCATTTTAGCGATTATGACAACGCATACTCTAATCACGTTTCTCCTGCCTGTACCAAACTGTCCAACAGGATACTTAGGACCCGGCGGTTACAATGAATTtggaaaatattacaattgtaCCGGAGGCGCAGCCGGGTACATAGACAGACTTGTGTTTGGCAGTCACATGTATTCTAAAACGAATAATTCCGTTTATGGTACCATCTTACCTCACGATCCCGAAG gTATAATGAACACTATGTCTATGATACTTGTTGTGTACATGGGTGTTCATGccggaaaaattttattactctaCTATCAATGTAACGCTAAAGTGGTACGCTGGCTACTGTGGTCATGTATTACT GGTATTATTGCTGGATCATTGTGCCAATTTGAGAAAGAGTCTGGATTGATACCAGTCAGTAAGAAAATGATGTCACTCTCATTTATCATGACAGCAAGCTGTTTTGCATTCTTATTGTATGCAATCTTGCATATCTTGGTTGACAATAAACAGTATTGGAGTGGCGCGCCATTTATCTATGCAG gcTTAAATCCAATTACTCTTTATGTTGGACATTATCTTACTATGGGTTTGTTCCCATGGGCTTGGAAATTGTCACACTCTACGCATTGGTCATTGCTTGCAATGAATTTGTGGACCACAACTTTATGGGGTGTTATCGCATATTggttgtatttaaaaaatattattatatctgtTTAA